AAGATCATAATAAATACACTGATCACTATGGAAACATTCTTCCAGACGCATATCTTGTACCAGAAGGTACCACTGCTAAAGAACTAGCGTATATGATACACACTGATCTAGGCAAAACATTTCTTTACGCAATAAATGCTAAGACAAAGGAGAAAGTTGGCGAAACATATGTTCTCAAAGACAATGACGTAATCAAGATTGTTGCGGCCGCTGCTCGGAGATGATTCTTGAGAGTTTCTTCCAGTACTCTACAGCTTTCCTGTAATAGTAATTGTCTTCTTTACGTGAACCAAAGAATCCCAATCCCTTCTCCTTCAATATTCGCCTAAGCTCATTTGCTTCATCACTATTTATTTCACCATGTTTTTCAAGATAATCCAGAACCTCTAAGGCTTCCTCAACTGTTTTGCATCTCCTAATATAATCTATTGGTCCCGGAATATAGCCTCTCCAGGGATCCGGAATTGGTTTTTTAATTGTTAAGTTTAGATCTTGGCTTTTCTCCTCTCCTAAAACCTCCTCAGCTAGATGCGGATATTTTTTCTTGAACTCCTCTATACTAATCTTCATTTCTCTTTAATCACCAAGTAATTATTTTGTTTACTACTCATTTATCCCTTATTTTCTGATTTTCTTTAAGGTTCTCTATATATCCTATTCCCATCCATCTATAGAAGCTTCTAGGAGGTATATCCTTATATACGATTGCACCAGGAGCAATCCATGAATGAGAACCTATTTTTACGCCAGGCATGAACGAGACATTTATACCTGTCTTCACATATGCACCTATAATCGCGCCAAGTTTTCTTCTACCACTAGACTCCTTTTTTCCCCTTATATACATCTTAACGGGTTTATCGTCAAATCTTAGATTAGCTGTAATAGTGCCAGCGCCAAAGTTTACGTGTTCACATATTATACTATCTCCAACATAGCTTAGATGACTAATATGTACGTTTTCCATTATAAGGCTCGATTTAACTTCTACTGAGAAACCTATTTTTGATCCATCACATATTACACTGTATGGTCTTAAATACGCGTTTGGACCGATAACAGTGTTTTTGCCAATGTAAACAGGTCCATCAATATATGTTCCTGACTTAATAATTGTGTCTTCTCCAACAAATACTCTACCATGTACGTGGGCTCCTGGCTCTATTGAACCCATTATTTTAGTTGATATATTTTCTAATGCCATCCTGTTTGCATCTAGCAAATGCCAAGGCTTACCTATGTCGATCCATTCTCCTTTATTTAGTTGATAAACCTTTATTTCAATGCCGTTTCTAGCCATTGATGTTAGTATATCTGTGAATTCAAGTTCTCCTCTAGGACTTGGTTCTATATCGCTATGTTTAAGTATATCTCTAGCGTCTAAGAAATATATTCCCGCATTGATCAGGCTGGATGGGGGAATGGCTGGTTTCTCAATTATTCCCTTGAATGAATTATTTTCATCAACAATTATAACTCCATAATCACTAGGATTATCAACTTCAACACCTACTATGGAATTTTTTCTCGTTAAAAACAGTTGTTTCAACTTATTCCAGTCTTTAAGAAAAATATCACCATAAATAATCAATGTTTTCTCGTCAATGCCTTTTTTCCTAATTGCTTTTAGTACAGCGTCTCCTGTGCCAAGCTCTTCCCCCTGATCAAGAAGGGTTATTTTAAACGGCACATTTACTTTCCTAATAAATTGTTCAACTTTTTCTTTTAAATAACTAACAACAATTATAACCTCATCTATTTCATCAATCCCAGCTAATGCTTCTAGTTGCCATTGGAGAAGCGGTTTACATAGAATAGGTATGAGGGGCTTAGGCCTAGTCTCAGTGATGGGTCTAAGTCTTAACCCTTTACCTGCTGCTAGAATTATTGCCTTCATTATTTATCAACCTATACTTATTATATATTGTTGTTGCTAAAGCTATTAAGCCCGCCGCTGCTGCATATTCCGTAGATAATGTAATACCAGGTGCAATATCTACTACTAAATCAGCATATCTATATATTCCAGTAGGTATACCTGTTCTAGAGCCGAACAACAAGCTTACACGCCTCCTAGATTTAAGAACAAGTTCTGCTAATTCTTCTTCAACGTCACCAATATATTTTCCTTCAGGCTCAAAAACAATTATTGCCTCATTACTTCTATCCCTAACAAGTTGGTGTAGATCCATCAAATATACTGGGACCCTATGAGCTCTTCGATGATAAGATTTATTCTGCACCTTATATCGAGACTCTATACCTTCAATCAAGCTCTCGATGAATCTAGCTAGTGGATAAGCTTCAACTATTCCGATAGGAGCTATCACTAGTTCTCTCACTTCAAAATTCTGTATTTCTCTCCCAATTCTTTTCCGTTTGTCCCTACCATAGATATAACTATAAAATGATACGGTAGGGACTTCCACCTCTCCCACAACCCTCTTTTTAGGGTTGTGGTGTCATGGGTGGCGGTCGAGGCCAACGGCACGGGCCTCCCATCTACGGTGATCCCTATGGGCCTTGGAGCATTGCTCCCATCAACCCCTAGGGCGCGGAAAAGAATGTTCCAGCAAGCAACTATGTCTCTATGCCAGAGTTCTCCGCCCATGCTACACTTTCCGATCCTGGACCCGTTATCATATATTATTTGGGCTTTATGTATTGGGCATTGTTTTGAAGTATTCCTAGGATCAACATATACTACGGGTACACCATATTCTTGTGCCTTCTCAACTATAGCGTTCTGCATGCCCCTAAAAGATGCTTGGAAGATCCTGTGCCGCAGCTGTTTGTTCTTTATCTTCTTAATCATATTGTTTGCTGGTTTCTTACCTAGTTGTTCAAGGACAATTCCATAGCCTCTCCTAAGAGCTTCTCTTACAATGCCCTTGTTGATGAGTCTTGGCATGCTGTATATGCGTAGTGTGATGGTAGTTTTGGGTAGAGCTTTCTGAGCTCATGATACCTTTGTGCTTTAAGCCTTGTAAAGCTAGTGATAGTG
This is a stretch of genomic DNA from Staphylothermus hellenicus DSM 12710. It encodes these proteins:
- a CDS encoding DUF2095 family protein, coding for MKISIEEFKKKYPHLAEEVLGEEKSQDLNLTIKKPIPDPWRGYIPGPIDYIRRCKTVEEALEVLDYLEKHGEINSDEANELRRILKEKGLGFFGSRKEDNYYYRKAVEYWKKLSRIISEQRPQQS
- the glmU gene encoding bifunctional sugar-1-phosphate nucleotidylyltransferase/acetyltransferase, which codes for MKAIILAAGKGLRLRPITETRPKPLIPILCKPLLQWQLEALAGIDEIDEVIIVVSYLKEKVEQFIRKVNVPFKITLLDQGEELGTGDAVLKAIRKKGIDEKTLIIYGDIFLKDWNKLKQLFLTRKNSIVGVEVDNPSDYGVIIVDENNSFKGIIEKPAIPPSSLINAGIYFLDARDILKHSDIEPSPRGELEFTDILTSMARNGIEIKVYQLNKGEWIDIGKPWHLLDANRMALENISTKIMGSIEPGAHVHGRVFVGEDTIIKSGTYIDGPVYIGKNTVIGPNAYLRPYSVICDGSKIGFSVEVKSSLIMENVHISHLSYVGDSIICEHVNFGAGTITANLRFDDKPVKMYIRGKKESSGRRKLGAIIGAYVKTGINVSFMPGVKIGSHSWIAPGAIVYKDIPPRSFYRWMGIGYIENLKENQKIRDK
- a CDS encoding SPOUT family RNA methylase is translated as MIAPIGIVEAYPLARFIESLIEGIESRYKVQNKSYHRRAHRVPVYLMDLHQLVRDRSNEAIIVFEPEGKYIGDVEEELAELVLKSRRRVSLLFGSRTGIPTGIYRYADLVVDIAPGITLSTEYAAAAGLIALATTIYNKYRLINNEGNNSSSR
- a CDS encoding IS200/IS605 family accessory protein TnpB-related protein, with protein sequence MPRLINKGIVREALRRGYGIVLEQLGKKPANNMIKKIKNKQLRHRIFQASFRGMQNAIVEKAQEYGVPVVYVDPRNTSKQCPIHKAQIIYDNGSRIGKCSMGGELWHRDIVACWNILFRALGVDGSNAPRPIGITVDGRPVPLASTATHDTTTLKRGLWERWKSLPYHFIVISMVGTNGKELGEKYRILK